A genome region from Ctenopharyngodon idella isolate HZGC_01 chromosome 5, HZGC01, whole genome shotgun sequence includes the following:
- the tmc2b gene encoding transmembrane channel-like protein 2-B — protein sequence MPRRKNDIAITVDDVGMEIDAEYDSGSDVDSKRRARGRNKPKPAARGRKAKPADSVEESEEEEDEEAPRKRKGRKKKEVSEDESEEEQKGRRKKAAGAKKRAAKKDDSEEESEEEKVDKRKGGKKGATKKEKEEENSKEKKGNGKAGGKGGKDKQEDKDKKKNKGKHSSSSSSDNNSEDESLSEGEMARLKEEVEEKKKLIATLRNKPWRMKRRLKCLKEAQGFVEKFEGALGKGKGRRLYAFKVMMTKKLIKFNRDFENFKTACIPWESRIKEVESHFGSSVASYFIFLRWMYGLNLVLFGFVFGLVVIPEVLMGMPYGSLPRKTVPREEQDSAMDFSVLFEFGGYCKYSILFYGYYNNQRSIGFLQFRLPLSYLLVGVGIFGYSLMVVIRTMASNANEGGDGAEEGAFTFCWKLFTSWDYLIGNPETADNKFASTTTSFKESIVDEQENLKDENIHLRRFLRVLANLLILCCLGGSGFLIYTVVKRSQEFAKKDRNELTWLQKNEVEIVMSLLGLVCPPLFEVIAELEDYHPRIALKWQLARIFALFLGNLYTFLFALFDEVNAKLENEKQIKNETVWALKEYYANYTLHHNVTENIPPPNISPADVIRGPCWETEVGIEFVKLTMSDIQVTYLTILIGDFLRAVIVRFLNYCWCWDLEAGFPSYAEFDISGNVLGLIFNQGMIWMGAFYAPGLVGINVLRLLSSMYYQCWAVMACNVPHERVFKASRSNNFYMGLLLLVLFLSLMPVIYSIMTLPPSFDCGPFSGKDKMYDVIMETIEKDLPPFMADIFSYASNPGLIMSAVLLMVLAIYYLNAVSKAYQNANMDLKRKMQMQRDEEKNRRNNKDSTNQVMKDLEDLLPNKSLIPPPSAEEAEKPTDHLSKSPKVTGKPGAAASGKGVHVQRDVSLAAANPRAPVTRPPGPRPPGPLPGNARGPPPGQGRGRGRGGPPPRR from the exons ATGCCCCGCAGAAAAAATGATATTGCGATAACTGTGGATGATG TTGGGATGGAAATCGATGCAGAATATGATAGTGGAAGTGACG TGGATTCAAAAAGAAGAGCAAGAGGCAGGAATAAACCTAAGCCTGCAGCTCGAGGAAGGAAAGCCAAGCCAGCAGATAGCGTGGAGGAGAGCgaagaagaggaggatgaggaggctCCACGGAAGAGAAAAGGCCGAAAGAAGAAGGAAGTAAGTGAAGACGAGAGTGAGGAAGAGCAGAAAGGAAGAAGGAAGAAAGCAGCGGGTGCGAAGAAGAGGGCTGCCAAGAAAGATGACTCAGAAGAGGAGAGCGAAGAGGAGAAAGTAGATAAAAGAAAAGGAGGGAAAAAAGGTGCAACTAAGAAGGAGAAAGAGGAGGAGAATAGCAAAGAGAAGAAGGGGAATGGCAAAGCAGGAGGAAAAGGAGGGAAAGATAAACAGGAAGATAAGGATAAGAAAAAGAACAAAGGCAAACACAGCAG CAGTTCATCCTCGGACAACAATTCAGAAGATGAGTCTTTGTCTGAGGGAGAGATGGCCCGGCTAAAAGAGGAAGTGGAGGAGAAGAAAAAGCTGATAGCAACACTTCGGAACAAACCCTGGCGCATGAAGAGGAGACTCAAGTGCCTGAA AGAAGCCCAGGGGTTTGTGGAAAAGTTTGAAGGGGCTTTGGGCAAAGGAAAAGGGAGGAGACTCTATGCATTCAAAGTCATGATGACTAAG aaattaaTCAAATTCAATAGAGACTTTGAAAACTTCAAGACGGCCTGCATTCCCTGGGAGAGTCGGATAAAAGAAGTGGAAA GTCACTTTGGGTCATCTGTTGCCTCCTACTTCATTTTCCTGCGGTGGATGTATGGATTAAACCTGGTTCTCTTTGGCTTTGTGTTTGGGCTTGTTGTTATTCCAGAG GTACTGATGGGCATGCCTTACGGCTCCCTTCCCAGAAAAACAGTCCCAAGAGAGGAACAGGATAGTGCCATGGACTTCTCTGTCCTGTTTGAGTTTGGC GGCTATTGCAAGTACTCCATTCTGTTTTATGGTTACTACAATAATCAACGAAGTATTGGATTCCTGCAGTTCCGGTTACCTCTGTCATATCTTTTGGTTGGTGTTGGGATATTCGGCTACAGTCTTATGGTGGTTATCAGAAC AATGGCAAGTAATGCCAATGAAGGAGGAGATGGAGCAGAGGAAGGTGCCTTCACCTTTTGCTGGAAGCTGTTTACTAGCTGGGATTACCTTATAGGAAACCCAGAGACAGCTGACAACAAATTTGCCTCCACCACCACAAGCTTCAAG GAATCTATAGTGGATGAGCAGGAAAACCTAAAGGATGAGAACATTCACCTCCGCCGCTTTCTACGTGTCCTAGCCAACCTTCTCATCCTGTGCTGCTTGGGTGGGAGCGGATTCCTCATCTACACTGTGGTCAAAAGATCTCAAGAATTTGCCAAAAAGGACAGGAATGAATTGACATGGCTTCAAAAAAACGAG GTTGAAATTGTGATGTCACTGTTGGGCTTGGTGTGTCCACCTCTGTTTGAGGTTATAGCGGAGCTGGAAGACTATCACCCTCGAATCGCCCTAAAATGGCAGCTGGCCAGAATCTTCGCCCTCTTTCTGGGCAACCTGTACACTTTCCTGTTTGCGCTGTTTGATGAAGTCAATGCAAAG CTTGAAAACGAGAAACAGATAAAAAATGAAACCGTCTGGGCTCTTAAAGAGTACTATGCCAACTACACCTTACATCACAACGTCACAGAAAACATTCCCCCTCCAAACATCTCCCCAGCTGATGTCATCAGGGGGCCATGCTGGGAGACAGAAGTTGGCATT GAGTTTGTGAAGCTCACCATGTCCGACATCCAGGTGACATATCTGACCATTCTGATTGGGGACTTCCTACGAGCCGTGATTGTGAGATTCCTCAACTATTGCTGGTGTTGGGATCTCGAAGCTGGCTTT CCATCTTATGCAGAGTTTGACATCAGTGGTAATGTACTTGGGCTCATATTCAACCAGGGAATGATCTG GATGGGTGCATTTTACGCCCCTGGGCTGGTGGGAATAAACGTGTTGCGTCTGCTGAGCTCCATGTATTACCAGTGCTGGGCAGTGATGGCCTGTAATGTTCCCCATGAGAGAGTGTTTAAAGCCTCGCGTTCTAATAACTTCTACATGGGACTGCTTCTCCTCGTCCTCTTCCTCAGTCTCATGCCTGTGATCTACTCCATTATGACCCTGCCACCGTCTTTTGACTGTGGACCCTTCAG TGGTAAAGATAAGATGTATGATGTGATCATGGAGACTATAGAGAAGGACTTGCCACCATTTATGGCCGACATCTTCAGTTATGCATCCAACCCAGGCCTCATAATGTCTGCAGTCTTGCTCATGGT GTTGGCTATTTATTACCTGAATGCTGTGTCCAAAGCATATCAGAACGCTAACATGGACTTAAAACGCAAAATGCAAATG CAAAGAGATGAGGAGAAGAACAGGAGGAACAACAAGGACAGCACCAACCAGGTGATGAAAGACCTGGAGGATCTTCTGCCCAACAAGTCCCTGATTCCCCCTCCATCTGCTGAAGAGGCTG agaAACCAACTGACCATCTCAGCAAGTCCCCAAAAGTGACAGGCAAACCAGGCGCTGCAGCCTCTGGGAAAGGGGTACACGTCCAGAGGGATGTGTCTTTGGCTGCGGCAAATCCTCGGGCACCAGTAACTCGCCCTCCAGGTCCCAGGCCACCCGGGCCTCTCCCAGGTAATGCCCGTGGACCTCCACCAGGTCAAGGGAGGGGAAGAGGGAGAGGTGGACCACCACCACGAAGATAG
- the tmc1 gene encoding transmembrane channel-like protein 1 isoform X1, whose product MSSKQCLELMSYSFYIYFFVLFALTVSIEVDEGKDNEFSLYYVEVEENSEGGEEKQVRRDGKRRRERNGEVGRRRTSEKRTTEVGNKRAEKKHDKQHKRARNGGEKHGKGQRRKNEDAEEAEEESSKEKKNIKNERNKTLKLDDEKKKDLKKKKKKHVKNEEDDANNGKTKQKDCHDMPLKEKKKKRNKPETTSESESKSESESQSDSDSESKDNQAVGVLGSLTPEELEKLKEAVDERKKLITTLRGKPWPMRKKLLILRESQEFVEKYEGALGKGKGRKLYAYKVMMMKKWMKFQRDFENFKTACIPWEMKIKEIESHFGSSVASYFIFLRWMYGINMILFGLTFGLVMVPEALMGKPYGSLPRKTVPRAEEAGAMNFAVLWDFGGYAKYSVLFYGYYNNQRAIGWLKFRMPLSYFLVGVGTVAYSYMVVIRTMARNANEEGGGDDTSFNFSWKTFTSWDYLIGNPETADNKFASITTSFKETIVEEQESRKDDNIHLTRFLRVLANFLVLCCLAGSGYLIYFVVRRSQKFALEGLENYGWWERNEVNMVMSLLGMFCPMLFDVISTLENYHPRIALQWQLGRIFALFLGNLYTFIIALMDAIQLKRAEEEIVKKNMTIWQANLYNGTVPDNSTALPITVHPADVPRGPCWETMVGQEFVRLIISDTMTTYITLLIGDFLRAVLVRFLNNCWCWDLEFGFPSYSEFDVSGNVLGLIFNQGMIWMGAFYAPCLPALNLLRLHVSMYLQCWAVMCCNVPQERVFKASGSNNFYMAMLLVILFLSTLPAIYTIVSIPPSFDCGPFSGKNRMFDVIQETLETDFPAWFGKVFSYVSNPGLVLPFLLLLVLAIYYLQSTSKTYKRVNMELKKKLQTQNEENKKKNKLAALKAANELEQARKGGEQHSNSDLGVNEESSSLDEAGHHRQAGQNGRFIHPSQSQHTQNSGPPVTSTHATTRPPASRGHTSSGHLPGHPHQSQKNSHSNRR is encoded by the exons ATGTCTTCTAAACAATGTCTGGAACTTATGTCTTactctttttatatttatttttttgttttgtttgcccTTACAGTGAGCATTGAGGTAGATGAAG GGAAGGACAATGAATTTAGCCTTTACTATGTAGAAGTGGAGGAAAATTCTGAGGGAGGTGAAGAGAAGCAGGTGAGACGAGATGGCAAACgtaggagagagagaaatggtGAAGTTGGCAGGAGAAGAACTTCAGAGAAGAGAACAACTGAGGTGGGCAATAAAAGAGCAGAGAAGAAACACGATAAACAGCACAAAAGAGCAAGGAATGGGGGTGAAAAACATGGAAAAGGGCAAAGAAGAAAGAATGAAGATGCCGAGGAGGCTGAGGAAGAATCCAGCaaggagaaaaagaacattaaaaatgaaagaaataagACATTAAAGCTGGATGATGAGAAGAAAAAAGatttgaagaaaaagaaaaagaagcatGTTAAAAATGAGGAGGACGATGCAAATAATGGAAAGACAAAACAGAAAGATTGTCATGACATGCCcttgaaggaaaagaaaaagaaaagaaataaaccagaaacTAC CTCAGAGTCTGAGTCTAAATCTGAGTCAGAATCTCAATCCGACTCTGACTCAGAGTCAAAGGACAATCAGGCAGTGGGAGTTTTGGGCTCTCTGACCCCAGAGGAGCTGGAAAAGTTAAAAGAAGCAGTGGACGAAAGGAAAAAGCTAATCACCACACTGAGAGGAAAGCCCTGGCCCATGAGGAAAAAACTACTTATCCTTAG GGAGTCACAGGAGTTTGTGGAGAAGTATGAAGGGGCTCTGGGAAAGGGCAAAGGCAGGAAGCTCTATGCCTACAAGGTCATGATGATGAAG AAATGGATGAAGTTTCAGCGTGACTTTGAGAACTTCAAGACTGCCTGCATCCCGTGGGAGATGAAGATAAAGGAAATAGAAA GCCATTTTGGCTCATCGGTTGCTTCTTACTTCATATTTCTAAGGTGGATGTATGGCATCAATATGATTTTATTTGGACTGACGTTTGGGCTGGTGATGGTTCCAGAG GCTCTTATGGGGAAACCGTATGGCAGTTTACCCAGAAAGACCGTGCCCAGAGCGGAAGAGGCCGGTGCCATGAATTTTGCAGTCTTATGGGATTTTGGG ggctATGCTAAGTACTCTGTCCTCTTCTATGGCTACTACAACAACCAGCGGGCCATTGGGTGGCTCAAGTTCCGCATGCCCCTTTCCTACTTCCTGGTGGGAGTGGGCACAGTGGCATATAGCTACATGGTGGTAATCAGGAC TATGGCCCGCAATGCCAATGAAGAAGGTGGCGGAGATGACACCAGCTTTAATTTCAGTTGGAAGACATTTACTAGCTGGGATTACCTCATTGGAAATCCTGAGACAGCAGACAACAAGTTTGCCTCCATCACCACTAGCTTTAAG GAGACCATTGTGGAGGAGCAAGAGAGCAGAAAAGATGACAACATCCACCTGACAAGATTCCTTAGAGTGCTGGCCAACTTCCTGGTGCTCTGCTGTCTGGCAGGGAGTGGGTATTTGATCTACTTTGTAGTACGCAGGTCTCAGAAGTTTGCTCTGGAGGGACTAGAGAACTACGGCTGGTGGGAGAGAAATGAG GTTAACATGGTGATGTCTCTGTTGGGAATGTTCTGTCCGATGCTGTTTGATGTCATCAGCACTTTAGAGAACTATCATCCACGCATCGCCCTCCAGTGGCAACTGGGACGCATATTCGCCCTTTTCCTGGGAAACCTCTACACGTTCATCATCGCTCTCATGGATGCCATCCAACTAAAG AGGGCAGAAGAGGAGATTGTGAAGAAGAATATGACAATCTGGCAGGCTAACCTGTACAACGGGACTGTGCCAGACAATTCGACTGCTCTTCCGATCACAGTGCACCCTGCTGATGTTCCCAGAGGGCCCTGCTGGGAGACAATGGTGGGACAG GAATTTGTTCGTCTCATCATTTCTGACACAATGACGACTTACATCACTCTGCTTATTGGGGATTTCCTCCGTGCCGTACTGGTGCGATTCCTAAACAACTGCTGGTGCTGGGATTTGGAGTTTGGCTTT CCATCCTACTCAGAGTTTGACGTCAGTGGGAATGTTCTGGGGCTGATCTTCAATCAGGGAATGATCTG GATGGGGGCGTTCTATGCTCCATGTCTTCCAGCATTAAATCTTCTACGGCTTCATGTGTCCATGTACCTGCAATGTTGGGCGGTGATGTGCTGTAATGTGCCTCAGGAACGGGTCTTCAAAGCTTCAGGCTCCAATAACTTCTATATGGCCATGCTGCTTGTCATCCTGTTCCTTTCTACATTGCCTGCTATATACACCATTGTCTCCATTCCACCCTCCTTCGACTGCGGACCCTTCAG tggGAAAAACCGCATGTTTGACGTGATTCAGGAAACCTTGGAGACAGACTTCCCTGCCTGGTTCGGTAAAGTGTTCAGCTATGTCTCGAATCCCGGACTGGTGCTGCCCTTTCTTCTGCTGTTGGT tctTGCGATATATTATCTGCAGTCCACTTCTAAAACATACAAAAGGGTAAACATGGAGCTGAAAAAGAAACTTCAAACA CAAAATgaggaaaacaagaaaaagaacaAACTTGCAGCCTTAAAGGCAGCCAATGAACTGGAGCAGGCGAGGAAAGGAGGAGAACAGCACAGCAACAGCGATTTGG GAGTGAATGAAGAAAGCAGCAGCCTAGATGAAGCAGGGCATCACAGACAAGCTGGGCAGAACGGTCGCTTTATTCACCCATCACAGAGTCAGCATACTCAAAACTCTGGACCTCCCGTCACCTCGACCCACGCAACTACCAGACCCCCTGCATCCCGGGGCCACACATCATCTGGACATCTTCCAGGTCACCCACATCAGTCACAGAAAAACTCTCACTCAAACAGGAGATAA
- the LOC127512503 gene encoding cytochrome P450 1A1 produces the protein MCLEEISRTTTSGVTLLLCAFALLLLALRGRRRRPGCSFPPGPRPWPLVGNLFQIGEQIHLSLTNLRVQYGDVFQMQMGSLVVVVLSGYSTIKEALVRQGEAFAGRPDLFTFSAVANGTSMTFSEKYGEAWVLHKKICRNALRTFSQAEPRDSNASCLLEERICTEAMEMVEALKEQGDKVGDSGLDPVKLLVTSVANVVCTLCFGKRYAHNDKEFLTIVHINNEVLRLFAAGNLADFFPIFRYLPSQSLRKMVQYIGRMNSFMERNIREHLISFDRNCIRDITDALIAMCEDRQEDEETAMLSNSQIVHSVIDIFGAGFDTIITGLQWSLLYLIKFPDIQAKILQEIDNHVGMNRFPQFKDKPNMPYTEAFIFEVFRHASYMPFTIPHCTTENITLNGYFIPKDTCVFINQYQVNHDMDIWGDPEAFRPERFLTLSGHLNKNVTEKVMIFGMGIRRCLGDSFARLEMFVFLTTLLHRLHIENIPGQELDLSSTFGLTMKPRPFRIKISPRN, from the exons ATGTGTCTTGAGGAGATATCCCGCACAACTACATCTGGAGTGACCCTGTTGCTCTGTGCTTTCGCTCTGCTCTTGCTGGCTCTCCGTGGTCGACGGAGAAGACCAGGCTGCTCCTTTCCCCCAGGTCCCAGACCTTGGCCGTTAGTGGGCAACCTTTTCCAGATAGGGGAACAAATCCATTTGTCATTAACAAACCTGAGGGTTCAGTATGGAGATGTGTTCCAGATGCAAATGGGTTCTCTTGTGGTAGTTGTTTTGAGCGGCTATTCTACAATCAAGGAGGCTCTGGTACGGCAAGGAGAGGCATTTGCTGGACGTCCTGACCTTTTTACATTCTCTGCAGTTGCTAATGGCACCAGTATGACATTTAGTGAGAAGTATGGCGAAGCTTGGGTGCTTCACAAAAAGATCTGCAGAAATGCCCTGAGGACCTTCTCCCAAGCTGAGCCCAGAGACTCAAACGCCTCTTGTCTTTTGGAGGAACGTATCTGCACAGAGGCCATGGAGATGGTGGAGGCTCTGAAGGAACAAGGAGATAAGGTTGGAGATTCAGGGCTCGACCCAGTTAAGTTGCTAGTGACCTCAGTTGCCAATGTGGTTTGCACTCTGTGTTTTGGCAAGCGGTATGCCCATAACGATAAAGAGTTCCTCACCATCGTCCACATCAATAATGAAGTGCTGCGCCTCTTTGCTGCAGGGAATCTGGCAGATTTTTTTCCTATCTTCCGTTACCTGCCCAGTCAGTCTCTGCGAAAGATGGTCCAGTACATTGGCAGAATGAACAGCTTCATGGAGCGCAACATCAGGGAACATCTCATCTCCTTTGATAGG aACTGTATCCGGGACATCACTGATGCTCTAATAGCAATGTGTGAGGACAGGCAGGAGGACGAGGAAACGGCCATGCTCAGCAACTCACAGATTGTCCACAGTGTCATTGACATCTTCGGAGCCG GTTTTGACACTATCATCACCGGTTTGCAGTGGAGCCTTTTATACCTGATCAAGTTTCCAGACATCCAGGCTAAAATCCTCCAGGAGATAG ATAACCACGTTGGCATGAACAGGTTTCCACAGTTTAAAGACAAGCCAAACATGCCGTACACAGAAGCTTTTATATTTGAAGTGTTTCGTCATGCGTCCTACATGCCTTTCACTATACCTCACTG CACAACTGAAAATATTACACTGAATGGATACTTCATCCCCAAAGACACATGTGTGTTCATCAACCAATATCAAGTCAATCATGACAT GGATATTTGGGGTGATCCTGAGGCTTTCCGACCCGAACGATTCCTCACCCTGTCCGGCCatctaaataaaaatgtcactgAGAAGGTAATGATATTTGGCATGGGAATACGGCGTTGTCTCGGTGACAGCTTTGCCCGTCTGGAGATGTTTGTGTTCTTAACCACCCTGCTGCACCGTCTGCACATTGAGAATATTCCAGGGCAGGAGCTTGACCTGAGCTCTACATTTGGCCTCACCATGAAGCCCAGGCCCTTCCGAATAAAAATCTCACCTCGTAACTAA
- the tmc1 gene encoding transmembrane channel-like protein 1 isoform X2, with product MPRHKLIASESDVSIEVDEGKDNEFSLYYVEVEENSEGGEEKQVRRDGKRRRERNGEVGRRRTSEKRTTEVGNKRAEKKHDKQHKRARNGGEKHGKGQRRKNEDAEEAEEESSKEKKNIKNERNKTLKLDDEKKKDLKKKKKKHVKNEEDDANNGKTKQKDCHDMPLKEKKKKRNKPETTSESESKSESESQSDSDSESKDNQAVGVLGSLTPEELEKLKEAVDERKKLITTLRGKPWPMRKKLLILRESQEFVEKYEGALGKGKGRKLYAYKVMMMKKWMKFQRDFENFKTACIPWEMKIKEIESHFGSSVASYFIFLRWMYGINMILFGLTFGLVMVPEALMGKPYGSLPRKTVPRAEEAGAMNFAVLWDFGGYAKYSVLFYGYYNNQRAIGWLKFRMPLSYFLVGVGTVAYSYMVVIRTMARNANEEGGGDDTSFNFSWKTFTSWDYLIGNPETADNKFASITTSFKETIVEEQESRKDDNIHLTRFLRVLANFLVLCCLAGSGYLIYFVVRRSQKFALEGLENYGWWERNEVNMVMSLLGMFCPMLFDVISTLENYHPRIALQWQLGRIFALFLGNLYTFIIALMDAIQLKRAEEEIVKKNMTIWQANLYNGTVPDNSTALPITVHPADVPRGPCWETMVGQEFVRLIISDTMTTYITLLIGDFLRAVLVRFLNNCWCWDLEFGFPSYSEFDVSGNVLGLIFNQGMIWMGAFYAPCLPALNLLRLHVSMYLQCWAVMCCNVPQERVFKASGSNNFYMAMLLVILFLSTLPAIYTIVSIPPSFDCGPFSGKNRMFDVIQETLETDFPAWFGKVFSYVSNPGLVLPFLLLLVLAIYYLQSTSKTYKRVNMELKKKLQTQNEENKKKNKLAALKAANELEQARKGGEQHSNSDLGVNEESSSLDEAGHHRQAGQNGRFIHPSQSQHTQNSGPPVTSTHATTRPPASRGHTSSGHLPGHPHQSQKNSHSNRR from the exons ATGCCACGGCATAAACTCATCGCATCTGAAAGTGACG TGAGCATTGAGGTAGATGAAG GGAAGGACAATGAATTTAGCCTTTACTATGTAGAAGTGGAGGAAAATTCTGAGGGAGGTGAAGAGAAGCAGGTGAGACGAGATGGCAAACgtaggagagagagaaatggtGAAGTTGGCAGGAGAAGAACTTCAGAGAAGAGAACAACTGAGGTGGGCAATAAAAGAGCAGAGAAGAAACACGATAAACAGCACAAAAGAGCAAGGAATGGGGGTGAAAAACATGGAAAAGGGCAAAGAAGAAAGAATGAAGATGCCGAGGAGGCTGAGGAAGAATCCAGCaaggagaaaaagaacattaaaaatgaaagaaataagACATTAAAGCTGGATGATGAGAAGAAAAAAGatttgaagaaaaagaaaaagaagcatGTTAAAAATGAGGAGGACGATGCAAATAATGGAAAGACAAAACAGAAAGATTGTCATGACATGCCcttgaaggaaaagaaaaagaaaagaaataaaccagaaacTAC CTCAGAGTCTGAGTCTAAATCTGAGTCAGAATCTCAATCCGACTCTGACTCAGAGTCAAAGGACAATCAGGCAGTGGGAGTTTTGGGCTCTCTGACCCCAGAGGAGCTGGAAAAGTTAAAAGAAGCAGTGGACGAAAGGAAAAAGCTAATCACCACACTGAGAGGAAAGCCCTGGCCCATGAGGAAAAAACTACTTATCCTTAG GGAGTCACAGGAGTTTGTGGAGAAGTATGAAGGGGCTCTGGGAAAGGGCAAAGGCAGGAAGCTCTATGCCTACAAGGTCATGATGATGAAG AAATGGATGAAGTTTCAGCGTGACTTTGAGAACTTCAAGACTGCCTGCATCCCGTGGGAGATGAAGATAAAGGAAATAGAAA GCCATTTTGGCTCATCGGTTGCTTCTTACTTCATATTTCTAAGGTGGATGTATGGCATCAATATGATTTTATTTGGACTGACGTTTGGGCTGGTGATGGTTCCAGAG GCTCTTATGGGGAAACCGTATGGCAGTTTACCCAGAAAGACCGTGCCCAGAGCGGAAGAGGCCGGTGCCATGAATTTTGCAGTCTTATGGGATTTTGGG ggctATGCTAAGTACTCTGTCCTCTTCTATGGCTACTACAACAACCAGCGGGCCATTGGGTGGCTCAAGTTCCGCATGCCCCTTTCCTACTTCCTGGTGGGAGTGGGCACAGTGGCATATAGCTACATGGTGGTAATCAGGAC TATGGCCCGCAATGCCAATGAAGAAGGTGGCGGAGATGACACCAGCTTTAATTTCAGTTGGAAGACATTTACTAGCTGGGATTACCTCATTGGAAATCCTGAGACAGCAGACAACAAGTTTGCCTCCATCACCACTAGCTTTAAG GAGACCATTGTGGAGGAGCAAGAGAGCAGAAAAGATGACAACATCCACCTGACAAGATTCCTTAGAGTGCTGGCCAACTTCCTGGTGCTCTGCTGTCTGGCAGGGAGTGGGTATTTGATCTACTTTGTAGTACGCAGGTCTCAGAAGTTTGCTCTGGAGGGACTAGAGAACTACGGCTGGTGGGAGAGAAATGAG GTTAACATGGTGATGTCTCTGTTGGGAATGTTCTGTCCGATGCTGTTTGATGTCATCAGCACTTTAGAGAACTATCATCCACGCATCGCCCTCCAGTGGCAACTGGGACGCATATTCGCCCTTTTCCTGGGAAACCTCTACACGTTCATCATCGCTCTCATGGATGCCATCCAACTAAAG AGGGCAGAAGAGGAGATTGTGAAGAAGAATATGACAATCTGGCAGGCTAACCTGTACAACGGGACTGTGCCAGACAATTCGACTGCTCTTCCGATCACAGTGCACCCTGCTGATGTTCCCAGAGGGCCCTGCTGGGAGACAATGGTGGGACAG GAATTTGTTCGTCTCATCATTTCTGACACAATGACGACTTACATCACTCTGCTTATTGGGGATTTCCTCCGTGCCGTACTGGTGCGATTCCTAAACAACTGCTGGTGCTGGGATTTGGAGTTTGGCTTT CCATCCTACTCAGAGTTTGACGTCAGTGGGAATGTTCTGGGGCTGATCTTCAATCAGGGAATGATCTG GATGGGGGCGTTCTATGCTCCATGTCTTCCAGCATTAAATCTTCTACGGCTTCATGTGTCCATGTACCTGCAATGTTGGGCGGTGATGTGCTGTAATGTGCCTCAGGAACGGGTCTTCAAAGCTTCAGGCTCCAATAACTTCTATATGGCCATGCTGCTTGTCATCCTGTTCCTTTCTACATTGCCTGCTATATACACCATTGTCTCCATTCCACCCTCCTTCGACTGCGGACCCTTCAG tggGAAAAACCGCATGTTTGACGTGATTCAGGAAACCTTGGAGACAGACTTCCCTGCCTGGTTCGGTAAAGTGTTCAGCTATGTCTCGAATCCCGGACTGGTGCTGCCCTTTCTTCTGCTGTTGGT tctTGCGATATATTATCTGCAGTCCACTTCTAAAACATACAAAAGGGTAAACATGGAGCTGAAAAAGAAACTTCAAACA CAAAATgaggaaaacaagaaaaagaacaAACTTGCAGCCTTAAAGGCAGCCAATGAACTGGAGCAGGCGAGGAAAGGAGGAGAACAGCACAGCAACAGCGATTTGG GAGTGAATGAAGAAAGCAGCAGCCTAGATGAAGCAGGGCATCACAGACAAGCTGGGCAGAACGGTCGCTTTATTCACCCATCACAGAGTCAGCATACTCAAAACTCTGGACCTCCCGTCACCTCGACCCACGCAACTACCAGACCCCCTGCATCCCGGGGCCACACATCATCTGGACATCTTCCAGGTCACCCACATCAGTCACAGAAAAACTCTCACTCAAACAGGAGATAA